The Methanococcoides methylutens genome has a window encoding:
- a CDS encoding glycine betaine ABC transporter substrate-binding protein — MKNRSIYALACFMLALAIIGGGCISESKENPVEETVSEPVTLGIIQWDDSRANSQVFKQILEAGGYEVEVVNADVGGLYQAAAQGDIDAIVGVWLPITQKPYWDKYGEDLDYVTNVSTGAKCGLVVPEYVTIDTIEELNENADKFDGIINGIEPGSGIMQSTEKCFVNYEMGNFELYSSSTVGMVTELQSAIDNEEWIVVTLWRPHWSFARMDGLKFLEDTEGVYGENDNLAIVARKDFQEDRPEIYEIMKRYNMDLYDIESMMIDIDKGKSAEQAAADWLAENPEKIDEVLGNQ, encoded by the coding sequence TTGAAAAATCGATCAATATATGCGTTAGCATGTTTCATGCTTGCACTGGCCATTATAGGGGGCGGATGTATATCCGAAAGTAAAGAAAATCCAGTCGAAGAAACCGTGTCAGAACCAGTAACACTGGGAATAATTCAGTGGGATGATTCACGTGCAAATTCCCAGGTCTTCAAGCAGATACTTGAAGCAGGCGGATATGAGGTAGAAGTTGTAAATGCTGATGTAGGTGGTCTTTACCAGGCAGCTGCACAGGGTGACATCGATGCAATTGTAGGCGTATGGTTACCTATTACACAGAAACCATACTGGGATAAATACGGAGAAGATCTGGATTATGTAACAAATGTATCCACGGGTGCAAAATGTGGACTTGTTGTTCCTGAATATGTTACAATAGATACCATCGAGGAACTTAATGAAAATGCAGACAAGTTCGATGGAATTATAAATGGAATTGAACCTGGATCCGGTATCATGCAGAGTACAGAAAAATGCTTTGTAAATTATGAAATGGGCAACTTTGAACTTTACTCCAGCAGTACTGTTGGTATGGTCACTGAACTCCAGTCTGCTATTGATAACGAAGAATGGATCGTTGTAACCCTCTGGAGACCACACTGGTCCTTTGCAAGGATGGATGGTTTGAAGTTCCTCGAAGACACTGAAGGTGTCTATGGTGAGAACGATAATCTGGCGATCGTTGCAAGGAAAGACTTCCAGGAAGACAGGCCTGAAATATATGAGATCATGAAGAGGTACAATATGGACCTTTATGATATCGAATCCATGATGATCGATATCGATAAAGGTAAATCAGCCGAACAGGCTGCCGCAGATTGGTTAGCAGAGAACCCTGAAAAGATCGATGAGGTTCTTGGGAACCAGTGA
- a CDS encoding glycosyltransferase family 4 protein yields the protein MGKNLNIGMFSWESLHSVKVGGIAPHVSELAEALAEKGHSVHIFTRNHELEPYEKVNGVHYHRVYHSLDGGIVQQMDSMCDSMYSRFLDVTKEYGKFDILHAHDWHPFNVVSRIKYEFGIPFMFTYHSTEWGRNGNVHGDWWEAKEISHREWKAGYESIKVISTSQQLTDEIKFLYQIPDEKISIIPNGIFHGKMKKDVDPGEVKERFGIHPLAPVVLFIGRMSYQKGPDILAEAIPEVLNHRWDTQFVFIGEGEMRPHCEHLVNAENVSDRCHFLGYADDETARDWYNACDILCIPSRNEPFGIVVLEGWDAERTIVATDAVQIINNFVDGILVYKNPDSIAWGLKHVLDDLSNGSMRQAGKELIDTKYNWHKIAEQTSEAYLDALKN from the coding sequence ATGGGGAAAAATTTAAACATCGGGATGTTTTCCTGGGAAAGTTTACACTCGGTCAAAGTAGGCGGTATAGCACCGCATGTTTCCGAACTTGCAGAAGCTCTTGCTGAGAAGGGACATTCGGTTCATATATTTACAAGAAATCATGAACTTGAACCATATGAGAAAGTAAATGGGGTTCACTACCATCGTGTATACCATTCTCTTGACGGAGGCATTGTCCAGCAAATGGACAGTATGTGCGATTCAATGTACTCGAGATTCCTTGATGTCACGAAGGAATATGGAAAGTTCGATATATTGCATGCCCATGACTGGCATCCCTTCAATGTGGTCTCAAGGATCAAATATGAATTTGGAATCCCTTTTATGTTCACATATCACAGTACCGAATGGGGAAGAAACGGTAATGTCCATGGGGATTGGTGGGAAGCAAAGGAAATATCACACCGGGAATGGAAAGCTGGCTATGAATCCATAAAGGTCATATCCACTTCACAACAACTTACAGATGAGATCAAGTTCTTATACCAGATACCTGATGAGAAGATCTCCATCATTCCAAACGGGATCTTCCATGGCAAAATGAAAAAGGACGTTGACCCCGGTGAAGTAAAAGAAAGATTTGGCATCCATCCTCTTGCACCGGTTGTTCTGTTCATAGGACGTATGAGCTACCAAAAAGGTCCGGATATCCTTGCTGAAGCGATCCCTGAAGTATTGAATCACCGATGGGATACTCAGTTTGTTTTCATTGGTGAAGGTGAAATGCGCCCTCACTGTGAACATCTCGTAAATGCAGAAAATGTTTCAGATCGTTGTCATTTCCTGGGGTATGCGGATGATGAAACAGCCAGGGACTGGTACAATGCATGCGATATTCTCTGTATCCCAAGCAGGAACGAGCCTTTTGGCATAGTTGTTCTTGAAGGCTGGGATGCTGAAAGGACCATCGTTGCAACAGATGCCGTTCAGATAATCAATAATTTTGTCGATGGTATCCTTGTCTACAAAAACCCGGATTCTATTGCATGGGGTTTAAAGCACGTGCTTGATGATCTCTCCAATGGCAGCATGAGACAAGCCGGTAAAGAACTTATCGACACTAAATACAACTGGCACAAGATCGCAGAACAAACAAGTGAAGCGTACCTTGATGCTCTCAAAAATTAA
- a CDS encoding ABC transporter permease translates to MAITKIPVGEAIEVLVNWIEGNFGVLLDLFSDVTDYMITGLNDILLLFPPILFTLIIAIAAYFIGKKDRKLAIGSAVGLLLVDNMGLWELSMETIALVLASAFLALLIAIPLGIVSAKNEMAFHVIKPILDLMQTMPSFVYLIPAVIFFGLGNVPGLVATIVFAMPPAIRLTNLGIRQVPKELTEVADAFGSTPLQKLVKVELPTALPSIMAGVNQCIMLSLSMVVIAAMIGARGLGYQVLIGIQRVDIGQGFEAGLGIVIIAVILDRFTQHLTPK, encoded by the coding sequence ATGGCTATAACTAAAATACCGGTGGGCGAGGCTATAGAAGTTCTGGTCAACTGGATCGAAGGTAATTTTGGAGTATTGCTGGATCTTTTCAGTGATGTAACCGATTACATGATCACCGGTCTTAATGATATACTGCTTTTGTTCCCCCCTATATTATTCACGCTGATCATTGCAATTGCTGCATATTTCATTGGTAAGAAAGATCGAAAGCTTGCAATTGGAAGTGCTGTTGGTCTACTCCTGGTCGATAATATGGGACTGTGGGAGTTGTCGATGGAAACTATTGCACTTGTACTCGCATCTGCTTTCCTTGCATTACTTATTGCAATACCATTGGGAATTGTCTCTGCAAAGAATGAAATGGCATTTCATGTGATCAAGCCAATACTTGATCTGATGCAGACAATGCCTTCATTTGTGTACCTTATTCCTGCCGTCATATTCTTTGGACTTGGAAATGTCCCCGGACTTGTTGCAACCATTGTTTTCGCAATGCCTCCGGCCATCAGGCTTACAAACCTGGGTATCAGACAGGTCCCAAAGGAACTGACAGAGGTCGCCGATGCATTTGGTTCGACCCCATTGCAGAAACTGGTCAAGGTGGAACTTCCAACTGCACTGCCAAGTATAATGGCAGGTGTCAACCAGTGTATCATGCTTTCACTTTCAATGGTAGTAATCGCTGCCATGATCGGTGCGAGAGGTCTGGGATATCAGGTCCTTATTGGTATACAGAGGGTCGATATCGGCCAGGGATTCGAAGCAGGACTTGGAATTGTGATCATTGCAGTCATACTTGACAGGTTCACACAGCATCTTACGCCTAAGTAA
- a CDS encoding glycine betaine ABC transporter substrate-binding protein codes for MVVMLSLVAAGCTGQDDAGEETVSEEVTVGYVLWDGEIASTNVIEQVLEMKGYDVEIIAVDAGALYQGLSQGDFDFTTSAWLPITQENYWNQYGDQIVNVRHNLEECQLGLAVPTYVEVDSIDELNANKEAFDSEIIGIDPGAGIMQNTENAIEAYELDYTLISSSTAGMTAELSRAIADEEPIIVTLWSPHWAFGRWDLKYLDDPEDVFGQADNVDTLARMGLEEDMPEVYGVLTRFHWSHEDIQSVMLDMESDMSPEEAAAKWIENNPEKVNEWLGE; via the coding sequence ATGGTAGTAATGCTGAGTCTTGTTGCAGCCGGTTGTACCGGACAGGATGATGCAGGAGAAGAAACTGTTTCCGAAGAGGTTACAGTCGGATACGTCCTCTGGGACGGAGAGATCGCAAGCACCAATGTGATAGAACAGGTACTTGAGATGAAGGGCTATGACGTAGAGATCATAGCAGTAGATGCAGGTGCACTTTACCAGGGTCTTTCACAGGGAGACTTTGATTTTACAACCTCTGCATGGTTACCTATTACACAGGAAAACTACTGGAACCAGTATGGTGACCAGATAGTCAACGTAAGACACAACCTTGAAGAATGCCAGCTTGGACTCGCAGTTCCAACATATGTTGAAGTTGATTCCATCGATGAGCTCAATGCAAACAAGGAAGCATTTGATTCTGAGATCATAGGCATCGATCCTGGTGCAGGTATCATGCAGAACACTGAGAATGCAATTGAAGCATACGAACTTGATTACACACTTATCTCAAGCAGTACAGCTGGAATGACCGCTGAGCTTAGCAGGGCTATCGCTGATGAAGAACCTATAATTGTTACACTCTGGTCACCACACTGGGCATTTGGACGCTGGGATCTCAAATACCTCGATGATCCGGAAGATGTATTTGGTCAGGCAGATAATGTGGACACCCTTGCACGCATGGGTCTTGAAGAGGACATGCCGGAAGTATATGGCGTGCTTACAAGGTTCCACTGGTCACATGAAGATATACAGTCAGTAATGCTTGACATGGAAAGTGACATGTCTCCAGAGGAAGCAGCTGCAAAGTGGATCGAGAACAATCCAGAAAAGGTAAACGAGTGGCTTGGTGAGTAA
- a CDS encoding glycosyltransferase family protein: MFERKCIIIAGEEAGPKSNKMGGIWNVIEAEVKTLAKMLEDGTIDEETTPRIFVACPYYGYSGSDWNKGLNRITDMSEFEDFVPDESLSLIIEKLREKGIELIVASKKISGIEILYLMFKTNDFCRTGVDYKGKHVCLENKIKAEAYELTGLDSLSYEEMGNRTEYTHYLNLSYAISEFVHTLVALREEKAKTYEDELISEFASSLMPSWHVSLHCHEFGVFYAIARLKKIGVPINSVATYHATIPGRVAGHLSIQKIRDNDRSWGDGVPKNMATLESLSSYADVVTAVGDSTKKEIKLFYDIDSIIVRNGIDIEIEDIDELWDKKLKLRTKIQELTSEKIYKTYNSVELSPERIIPIFSISRIEIENKGYPDLLDSLLILDRMVRIEVEAGRLDENYRVVCFIITAHGPKTNLPENFPIMLDEEVLIGEELRIQRMIEERGLECSRLPSASRYVSAVLYPQWLSSNDGGFNMTVDEFMAGCIAGIFPSKYEPFLLTGLEAGKEATPSIVSKVCGFSDALKTVKRLVMGMGGVLVVDNIDQSYLETIADYALTMDYFIDTYTDDKTKYNFLCQEANLLAKDMNWQEPTKQYYEMLTGIKAKHEMKDL, translated from the coding sequence GTGTTCGAACGTAAATGTATTATTATCGCGGGTGAAGAAGCTGGTCCGAAGTCCAACAAAATGGGCGGTATATGGAATGTTATTGAGGCAGAAGTAAAAACTCTTGCTAAAATGCTTGAAGACGGAACAATAGACGAGGAAACAACTCCAAGGATCTTCGTTGCGTGTCCTTATTATGGCTATAGTGGTTCGGATTGGAACAAGGGACTCAACCGTATCACAGACATGAGTGAGTTCGAAGATTTCGTGCCAGATGAAAGCCTTTCACTTATCATTGAAAAGCTCCGGGAAAAAGGCATCGAACTTATTGTTGCATCCAAAAAGATCTCAGGAATAGAGATCCTCTACCTTATGTTCAAGACCAATGATTTTTGCAGGACTGGTGTTGATTATAAAGGAAAACATGTCTGTCTGGAAAATAAGATAAAAGCCGAAGCATATGAGCTCACAGGTCTTGATTCCCTTTCATATGAGGAAATGGGTAACAGGACCGAATATACACATTACCTTAATCTTTCGTACGCAATATCAGAATTTGTTCATACTCTTGTAGCTCTCAGGGAAGAAAAGGCCAAGACCTATGAAGATGAACTAATATCCGAATTTGCCAGTTCTTTGATGCCTTCATGGCATGTTTCATTGCACTGTCATGAATTCGGTGTCTTTTATGCAATTGCCAGGCTCAAGAAGATCGGTGTTCCTATCAATTCAGTTGCAACTTATCATGCAACTATTCCCGGCAGAGTTGCAGGACATCTTTCCATCCAGAAAATACGTGATAATGACCGTTCATGGGGAGATGGGGTTCCAAAGAATATGGCAACCCTTGAGTCGTTATCCTCATATGCAGATGTTGTAACTGCCGTAGGGGATTCTACTAAAAAAGAGATCAAATTGTTCTATGATATTGATTCCATAATTGTGAGGAACGGCATCGATATTGAGATCGAGGACATTGATGAGCTATGGGATAAAAAACTAAAGCTCCGTACTAAGATCCAGGAATTGACTTCCGAAAAGATCTACAAGACCTATAACAGCGTAGAACTTTCACCTGAAAGAATAATTCCTATCTTCTCGATCTCAAGGATCGAAATTGAAAATAAAGGTTATCCTGACCTGCTGGATTCACTTCTTATTCTTGACAGGATGGTCAGAATAGAGGTCGAAGCAGGCAGGCTTGATGAGAACTACAGGGTTGTTTGTTTCATCATAACTGCTCATGGTCCGAAAACTAATCTGCCGGAAAACTTCCCGATAATGCTCGATGAAGAGGTGCTGATCGGTGAAGAGCTGCGGATCCAAAGAATGATCGAAGAGAGAGGACTTGAATGTTCCAGACTTCCAAGTGCTAGCAGGTATGTTTCTGCTGTTCTTTATCCTCAATGGTTGTCGAGCAACGATGGTGGTTTCAACATGACGGTGGATGAGTTCATGGCTGGTTGCATTGCCGGCATATTCCCTTCCAAATATGAGCCATTCCTGTTAACCGGTCTTGAGGCAGGAAAAGAAGCAACACCAAGCATTGTAAGCAAAGTTTGTGGGTTCAGTGATGCACTAAAAACCGTCAAGCGTCTTGTAATGGGAATGGGGGGAGTATTGGTAGTTGACAATATCGATCAGTCTTATCTTGAGACCATAGCAGATTATGCACTTACCATGGATTACTTCATCGACACTTACACTGACGATAAGACAAAATACAACTTCCTCTGCCAGGAAGCAAATCTCCTTGCCAAGGATATGAACTGGCAGGAACCTACTAAGCAATACTACGAGATGCTTACAGGCATAAAAGCAAAACATGAAATGAAAGATCTCTAA
- a CDS encoding cation-translocating P-type ATPase, whose protein sequence is MLNNEVPDCGVKGDEHNISLEEFLKRFDADAEGLTSAEALRRLEVCGKNILENMGSESALKKYLKQFRNFFSILLITGAFLSYTAERLDPGKGNLYISVALFGVVIINATFTFIQEYQAEQIMASFRQLIPPAARVLRDGTIKEILASELVVGDVIFIEEGDKVPADGRLIEENTLKVDNSSLTGEAEPQLRSLECTHPNLLECRNMVFSGTLVLTGNGKAIVYGTSQNTQMGKLATLTEQTTSVETPLRKELNTFIKIISVIAIFLGISFFAIGFVIQDLFLLNLIFAIGIIVANVPEGLLPTVTLALSLASKRMAKRNALIKQLESVETLGSTTVICTDKTGTLTQNKMAIHSVTLGFEHIDVANGEVPPEILLKVAVLCNNSRLTEGPAGYKGDPTEGALLMYASKFADINAMREKNARLKEYSFDSLKERMQVIYHSNTDAVAGNNADTGNDVDTDDKESYLKGASEVVVKMCDRILMNGDEVPITENDRNDLLDMHLKIAERGERVLALAYRRAEEEMEYDAGFTFIGFTGAVDPPRPEVKDAINKCHRAGIKVVMITGDHPVTALSIAKTVGFSNNGHEPVIITGAELDELSLDELSEKLKAPDIIFARTSPVQKLKIVQAFQSMGEIVTMTGDGVNDAPAIKNSDMGVAMGSGTDVARESADMILLDDNFATIVSAVEEGRTVFDNIKKFIAYILTSNIPEILPFIAFVLLAIPLPMNVQLILAIDLGTDILPALALAVEKGEGDIMNRPPRSKYEKLLTPQVLLTSYGMKGPIEALAGFTCYFAVLLDGGWTWGQALLSTELLYRQAIMAFFAAVIICQVANLLVSRTRVESALSRNLFTNKMILLAIVSELLILSMIMFYPFANTIFGTAPVPVEYLLLALPFAILLFLQDEIRKYYIRKGSLLAKAFLKW, encoded by the coding sequence ATACTCAACAATGAAGTTCCTGATTGCGGGGTAAAAGGCGATGAGCATAACATCTCTCTCGAAGAATTTCTCAAAAGGTTCGATGCTGATGCTGAAGGATTAACATCAGCTGAAGCCCTGAGAAGGTTGGAGGTGTGTGGAAAGAACATTCTTGAAAACATGGGGAGCGAATCAGCTCTAAAAAAGTACCTAAAGCAATTCCGCAATTTTTTCTCGATCCTTCTGATCACAGGGGCTTTTCTTTCATATACAGCAGAACGCCTGGATCCCGGGAAAGGCAACCTCTACATATCGGTCGCACTTTTTGGAGTTGTCATTATTAATGCAACTTTTACTTTCATACAGGAATACCAGGCTGAACAGATAATGGCAAGTTTCCGCCAGCTTATACCTCCTGCTGCCAGGGTTTTGAGGGATGGGACAATTAAGGAAATATTGGCATCAGAACTGGTTGTAGGGGATGTCATATTCATTGAGGAAGGTGACAAGGTACCTGCTGATGGCCGGCTCATTGAAGAGAATACCTTAAAGGTTGACAATTCTTCACTGACCGGAGAGGCTGAGCCGCAGTTACGCTCGCTTGAATGTACCCATCCAAACTTACTCGAATGCAGGAACATGGTATTCTCAGGTACGCTTGTATTAACGGGTAATGGAAAAGCTATTGTTTACGGAACCAGCCAGAACACACAGATGGGAAAGCTTGCAACCCTTACGGAACAGACAACATCCGTTGAAACTCCTCTTCGCAAAGAGCTTAACACTTTCATCAAGATCATTTCCGTAATAGCAATATTTCTGGGTATATCCTTCTTTGCGATTGGCTTTGTGATACAGGACCTGTTCCTATTGAACCTCATTTTTGCAATAGGTATCATCGTTGCCAATGTCCCGGAAGGATTGCTTCCAACTGTGACCCTTGCCTTAAGCCTGGCCTCAAAAAGGATGGCAAAAAGGAATGCGCTTATCAAACAGCTTGAATCAGTGGAAACGCTTGGATCCACCACGGTCATCTGTACTGATAAGACCGGGACACTGACACAGAACAAGATGGCCATACATTCGGTAACTCTGGGTTTTGAACATATCGATGTGGCAAACGGGGAAGTGCCGCCGGAGATACTCCTGAAAGTAGCGGTCCTTTGTAATAATTCAAGGCTTACTGAGGGACCTGCAGGATATAAGGGGGATCCTACTGAAGGTGCCTTGTTGATGTATGCATCAAAATTCGCGGATATTAATGCTATGCGGGAAAAGAATGCTCGTTTGAAGGAATATTCGTTCGACTCCCTGAAAGAAAGGATGCAGGTCATTTACCATTCTAATACTGATGCTGTTGCTGGTAATAATGCTGATACTGGTAATGATGTTGATACTGATGATAAGGAGTCCTACCTGAAAGGTGCAAGTGAAGTCGTTGTCAAAATGTGTGACCGCATCCTGATGAATGGGGATGAGGTACCTATTACCGAAAATGACAGGAACGATCTCCTTGACATGCATCTAAAGATCGCTGAAAGGGGAGAGCGTGTTCTTGCTCTTGCCTATCGAAGGGCAGAAGAGGAGATGGAATATGATGCCGGCTTTACTTTCATCGGTTTTACCGGAGCTGTCGATCCTCCCAGGCCGGAGGTTAAAGATGCTATCAATAAATGCCACCGGGCTGGAATCAAGGTAGTAATGATAACCGGTGATCATCCGGTAACTGCCCTTTCGATCGCAAAGACCGTTGGTTTCAGTAACAATGGGCATGAGCCGGTGATTATCACAGGAGCCGAGCTGGATGAACTCTCACTTGATGAACTTTCAGAAAAACTAAAGGCACCGGATATTATATTCGCACGAACATCCCCTGTCCAGAAATTAAAGATAGTACAGGCATTCCAGTCAATGGGAGAGATCGTTACCATGACCGGGGATGGTGTCAATGATGCCCCTGCAATCAAGAATTCTGACATGGGAGTCGCTATGGGAAGCGGTACGGATGTTGCAAGGGAATCTGCTGACATGATACTTCTTGACGATAATTTTGCCACCATCGTCAGTGCAGTGGAAGAAGGAAGGACCGTCTTTGATAATATCAAGAAGTTCATTGCCTACATCCTTACAAGCAACATCCCGGAAATACTGCCGTTCATTGCATTCGTCCTTCTTGCGATCCCTCTGCCAATGAACGTACAACTGATCCTTGCCATCGATCTTGGTACGGACATACTCCCGGCACTGGCACTGGCTGTTGAGAAAGGTGAAGGTGACATAATGAACCGACCTCCTCGCTCTAAATATGAAAAGCTCCTGACACCACAGGTGCTTTTGACATCGTATGGAATGAAAGGACCCATCGAAGCTCTTGCAGGCTTTACGTGTTACTTTGCAGTACTTCTGGACGGAGGATGGACATGGGGACAGGCTCTGCTAAGCACTGAACTTCTCTACAGACAGGCAATAATGGCGTTTTTCGCTGCGGTAATAATATGCCAGGTCGCAAACCTGCTAGTATCCCGTACAAGGGTGGAATCAGCATTGTCCAGGAACCTGTTCACTAACAAAATGATATTGCTGGCTATAGTGAGTGAATTACTGATACTTTCCATGATAATGTTCTATCCGTTCGCGAACACGATATTCGGAACAGCACCTGTTCCGGTGGAATACCTTTTGCTTGCACTACCATTTGCAATATTGCTGTTCTTGCAGGATGAGATCAGGAAATATTACATCAGAAAGGGATCATTACTTGCAAAAGCTTTCCTGAAGTGGTGA
- a CDS encoding glycoside hydrolase family 57 protein — MQSVCICSEVHLPCVLKWYWPSEGYHSPEFETYFDQPHIYSTLEKNIPQIISMNEALLDSIDNGAKYTFDISGIFLDQCKWNPALIGSFQELKDRGASFSASPYYHSVSSLFPDNKEFKEQVSMHRNKIKDIFNINPLTFINSELILTKELSTILKEMKFKCLISEGSENLLYGSDPKHIYGDQIPTLLRHISLSEDIESRFSDQKWIGYPLIADKFASWIANMEGDITTLHFKYSSMLAHQQSRSDILQFLIDLPASFEKYGISMVTPEEALKKFKPKELPSIMNRSTSRYGMHNLMGNHPQHLYLHELIEIGKIMESIKGAPEYDKLNCIYRYLQQSEILLEMGSENNNHGYEKAVNIFSAISDFKRAILEVKV; from the coding sequence ATGCAGTCAGTTTGCATCTGTTCGGAAGTACATCTTCCGTGTGTATTAAAATGGTACTGGCCATCTGAGGGATATCATTCTCCGGAGTTTGAAACATATTTTGATCAGCCGCATATATACTCTACTTTAGAAAAAAATATCCCACAAATAATTAGTATGAATGAAGCTTTGCTGGATTCCATCGATAATGGTGCAAAGTATACGTTTGATATATCCGGAATATTTTTAGATCAATGTAAATGGAATCCTGCTTTAATAGGATCATTTCAGGAGTTAAAGGACAGGGGTGCCAGTTTTTCAGCTTCACCCTATTACCATTCAGTGTCATCCCTTTTCCCTGATAATAAAGAATTTAAAGAACAGGTTTCAATGCATCGGAACAAGATCAAAGATATCTTCAATATTAATCCCCTGACCTTCATAAATTCGGAACTGATACTTACAAAAGAACTCAGTACTATCCTTAAGGAAATGAAGTTTAAGTGTCTAATTTCAGAAGGTTCGGAGAATCTCTTATATGGAAGTGATCCAAAACACATTTATGGCGATCAAATACCAACGCTATTGCGTCATATCTCCCTTAGCGAAGATATCGAATCGCGCTTCTCAGACCAGAAATGGATAGGTTATCCTTTGATAGCCGATAAATTTGCTTCCTGGATAGCTAATATGGAAGGAGATATCACGACATTGCATTTCAAATATAGTTCTATGCTTGCCCATCAGCAAAGCAGGAGCGATATACTCCAGTTCCTGATCGATCTTCCGGCAAGTTTCGAGAAATATGGAATTTCCATGGTAACACCTGAAGAAGCTTTGAAGAAATTCAAGCCAAAAGAACTTCCTTCTATCATGAACAGGTCAACCTCCCGTTATGGAATGCATAATCTGATGGGAAATCATCCCCAGCATCTGTACCTGCATGAACTGATCGAGATCGGAAAGATCATGGAGTCCATAAAGGGTGCTCCGGAATATGATAAATTAAATTGTATCTATCGATACTTGCAGCAAAGTGAGATCTTACTGGAGATGGGGTCTGAAAACAATAATCATGGCTATGAAAAGGCTGTCAATATATTCTCCGCGATCTCGGACTTTAAGCGTGCAATACTGGAGGTGAAAGTATGA
- a CDS encoding galactose-1-phosphate uridylyltransferase, whose translation MSEIRKHYFRNEYCIIAPGRSKRPSVFKAEKKEGASNKCVFCAGEEDKTPLATAVYKNGSILKDSEGSRITGWDVRCIPNLYPALSPDASEVHSDLEVVPGYGFHEVIVETPLHENVIPDLSEEKMALLMKVYQDRVVHYESMDKIEYVSLFKNWGEKAGASLEHTHSQLIAMPIKPPALMEEMKAIDSYSGCPYCDIIEKESKSERLLYENDHFLVIAPYCSKVPYEMWVLPRVHTNHISCFNQDQLNSLGKAIHYALSGLWDNIGEIPYNYMFYQLRDETEYHFNLKIEPVTTKKAGFEKNTEVFINTMPPETAVNYLQGKF comes from the coding sequence ATGTCAGAGATACGTAAACATTATTTTCGGAATGAATATTGCATAATTGCACCAGGAAGAAGCAAGAGACCATCGGTCTTCAAAGCAGAAAAGAAAGAAGGGGCGTCCAACAAATGTGTTTTTTGTGCTGGTGAAGAAGATAAAACACCACTTGCAACTGCTGTTTATAAAAATGGTAGCATCCTGAAGGATTCCGAAGGTTCAAGGATAACAGGATGGGATGTGCGTTGCATACCAAATCTTTATCCTGCACTTTCCCCGGATGCCAGTGAAGTTCATTCAGATCTCGAGGTGGTTCCAGGCTATGGTTTCCATGAGGTTATAGTCGAAACGCCTTTGCATGAGAATGTGATACCTGATCTTTCCGAAGAAAAGATGGCATTACTTATGAAGGTCTATCAGGACCGTGTAGTTCACTATGAATCCATGGACAAGATAGAATATGTTTCACTTTTCAAGAATTGGGGAGAAAAGGCAGGTGCATCTCTGGAACATACACATTCCCAGTTAATAGCAATGCCGATCAAACCTCCGGCTTTAATGGAAGAAATGAAGGCCATCGATTCATATTCAGGATGTCCTTATTGTGATATTATAGAGAAAGAAAGTAAAAGTGAGAGACTCTTATATGAAAATGATCATTTTCTGGTTATTGCGCCTTATTGCTCAAAAGTTCCGTATGAGATGTGGGTTCTGCCTAGGGTACATACAAATCACATCTCATGTTTCAACCAGGACCAGTTGAACTCTCTTGGAAAAGCAATTCATTATGCTCTATCTGGCCTATGGGACAATATTGGAGAGATACCTTACAACTACATGTTCTATCAGCTAAGGGATGAAACTGAATATCACTTTAACTTAAAGATCGAGCCGGTTACAACTAAGAAAGCAGGATTTGAGAAGAATACCGAGGTATTCATCAATACAATGCCGCCGGAAACGGCTGTTAATTATCTTCAGGGTAAATTTTGA